The Psychromonas sp. MME1 genome window below encodes:
- the deoD gene encoding purine-nucleoside phosphorylase, which produces MTTPHINAVDGAFAETVLMPGDPLRAKYIAETFLENPVQVTDVRNMLGFTGTYKGKRVSVMGSGMGIPSCSIYATELIREYGVKNIIRVGSCGSVNKDIKVLDVVIGMGACTDSKVNRTRFNNHDFAAIASYELLEKAVNSAKAHGIKAKVGNIYSADLFYTPEDNIFDVMEKYNILGVEMEAAGLYGVAAEFGANALCICTVSDHIRTGEKTTSDERQTSFNEMILIALDSIIAE; this is translated from the coding sequence ATGACTACACCACATATTAATGCCGTAGATGGCGCTTTCGCAGAAACTGTTTTAATGCCAGGCGATCCACTACGCGCAAAATATATCGCAGAAACCTTTCTTGAGAACCCTGTACAGGTCACCGATGTGCGTAACATGCTCGGTTTTACAGGAACCTACAAAGGTAAACGTGTTTCGGTAATGGGAAGTGGTATGGGGATCCCATCCTGCTCAATTTATGCCACAGAGTTAATTCGTGAATATGGCGTAAAAAATATTATCCGAGTTGGTAGCTGTGGGTCAGTGAATAAAGATATCAAAGTATTAGACGTTGTTATCGGCATGGGAGCATGCACCGATTCTAAAGTAAACAGAACCCGTTTTAATAATCATGATTTTGCTGCTATTGCTAGTTACGAACTCCTAGAAAAAGCCGTAAATTCGGCAAAAGCACACGGCATTAAAGCAAAGGTAGGCAACATTTATTCTGCAGATCTTTTCTACACGCCAGAAGACAACATTTTCGATGTGATGGAAAAATATAATATTTTAGGGGTCGAGATGGAAGCCGCTGGTTTATATGGTGTTGCCGCTGAATTTGGCGCGAATGCCCTCTGTATTTGCACTGTTTCTGACCATATTCGTACGGGTGAAAAAACCACCTCTGACGAGCGCCAAACTAGCTTTAATGAGATGATTCTAATTGCACTAGATTCAATTATCGCTGAATAA